From Actinosynnema mirum DSM 43827, a single genomic window includes:
- a CDS encoding DivIVA domain-containing protein: protein MDRAGYDVPHGARQQHRPAHPAPLLTARDLGQVTFHRPPPGQPGYDEAQVDNFLDRIEQTLLGRDEVTEQQVRTMRFRPARPGYHGAEVDAFLELVAETLRSTPQRGQAMAPAQGAHATSTSMRPATTPPALSPQDVRAVRFHKPRSGNRGYLEDEVDAFLQRIELTLAGVDSLTAREVQDADFTYVGPGEIGYDEDDVDTFLDMVVLTLERGPARGGQPHLRPQQPGPTQRPAGFPPAGASSAGFPPVGASSAGFPPVNASSAGFPPVNASSAGFPPVNASSAGFPPVNASSAGFPPVKPPPPVFPPAKPSAQSIFTPVHDAPTAAIPAVGSSPFPPAGSSPAGFPPAGASSAGFPPVKASSAGFPPASASSAGFPPVKASSAGFPPAGASSAGFPPVAASSAGFPPVRSSAFADDRPESPATASSTSLRPTHSRRDAPQDEPDEEPQDAQDAPLTARDVRTAGFGKPTRGRRGYQESQVDKFLDRIENTLLGQDDLTAADVREIQFSRPMIGRRGYDETEVDAFLARVEKQLSQTPPPPAGPPVVTSWKQLRAIRIPDASPGQRGYRTTQVDRVLEEVGIALDGMLGASSEEVEKTRFALAMTAGQGYDCAFVDELMPMLVAELKRKNK, encoded by the coding sequence GTGGATCGGGCCGGGTACGACGTGCCACACGGCGCGCGCCAGCAGCACAGACCGGCACACCCGGCTCCGCTGCTGACGGCGCGGGACCTGGGTCAGGTCACCTTCCACCGCCCGCCGCCCGGTCAACCGGGCTACGACGAGGCGCAGGTGGACAACTTCCTCGACCGGATCGAGCAGACCCTGCTCGGCCGGGACGAGGTGACCGAGCAGCAGGTCAGGACCATGCGGTTCCGACCGGCGCGGCCGGGCTACCACGGGGCGGAGGTGGACGCGTTCCTGGAGCTGGTGGCCGAGACGCTGCGGTCGACCCCGCAGCGCGGTCAGGCGATGGCGCCCGCGCAGGGCGCGCACGCGACGTCCACGAGCATGAGACCGGCGACGACGCCGCCCGCGCTGTCCCCGCAGGACGTGCGCGCGGTGCGCTTCCACAAGCCGAGGTCGGGGAACCGGGGGTACCTGGAGGACGAGGTCGACGCGTTCCTCCAGCGGATCGAGCTGACCCTGGCCGGGGTGGACTCGCTGACGGCGCGCGAGGTGCAGGACGCGGACTTCACGTACGTGGGGCCGGGGGAGATCGGGTACGACGAGGACGACGTGGACACGTTCCTCGACATGGTCGTGCTGACCCTGGAGCGCGGTCCGGCGCGCGGCGGCCAGCCGCACCTGAGGCCGCAGCAGCCGGGCCCGACCCAGCGCCCGGCGGGCTTCCCGCCCGCGGGGGCGTCGTCGGCGGGCTTCCCGCCGGTGGGGGCGTCCTCGGCCGGTTTCCCGCCGGTCAACGCCTCGTCCGCGGGCTTCCCGCCCGTGAACGCGTCGTCGGCCGGTTTTCCCCCGGTCAACGCCTCGTCCGCGGGCTTCCCGCCCGTGAACGCGTCCTCGGCCGGTTTCCCCCCGGTCAAGCCGCCACCCCCGGTCTTCCCACCCGCGAAGCCGTCCGCCCAGTCGATCTTCACCCCCGTGCACGACGCCCCCACGGCGGCCATCCCGGCCGTGGGCTCGTCCCCGTTCCCCCCGGCGGGGTCGTCGCCGGCGGGCTTCCCGCCCGCAGGCGCCTCGTCGGCCGGTTTCCCGCCCGTCAAGGCGTCGTCGGCGGGCTTCCCCCCGGCCAGCGCCTCGTCGGCCGGTTTCCCGCCCGTCAAGGCGTCGTCGGCGGGCTTCCCCCCGGCAGGCGCCTCCTCGGCCGGTTTCCCCCCGGTGGCGGCCTCGTCCGCAGGTTTCCCACCGGTGCGCTCGTCCGCGTTCGCCGACGACCGCCCGGAGTCCCCCGCGACGGCGTCCTCCACGTCCCTGCGCCCGACCCACTCGCGCCGGGACGCCCCGCAGGACGAGCCCGACGAGGAGCCCCAGGACGCCCAGGACGCCCCGCTGACCGCGCGCGACGTCCGGACCGCCGGGTTCGGCAAGCCGACGAGGGGCAGGCGCGGCTACCAGGAGTCCCAGGTGGACAAGTTCCTGGACCGCATCGAGAACACCCTCCTGGGCCAGGACGACCTGACCGCGGCGGACGTCCGCGAGATCCAGTTCAGCCGCCCGATGATCGGCCGCAGGGGCTACGACGAGACCGAGGTCGACGCGTTCCTGGCGAGGGTGGAGAAGCAGCTCTCCCAGACCCCGCCCCCACCGGCGGGCCCGCCGGTGGTGACGTCGTGGAAGCAGCTGAGGGCGATCCGCATCCCCGACGCCTCCCCCGGCCAGCGCGGCTACCGCACCACGCAGGTGGACCGGGTGCTGGAGGAGGTCGGCATCGCGCTGGACGGGATGCTGGGCGCGTCCTCGGAGGAGGTCGAGAAGACCCGCTTCGCCCTGGCGATGACAGCGGGCCAGGGCTACGACTGCGCCTTCGTCGACGAGTTGATGCCGATGCTGGTGGCCGAGCTGAAGCGCAAGAACAAGTAA
- a CDS encoding fatty acyl-AMP ligase → MSRFVDTVVATATGEQGSRRGMTTGEPSTPEHRTWAQVHARATRVAGALVEAGVTPGAAVAVLAGDPAEIAPAVQGAWLAGASTTMLHQPTARTDLAEWAEDTVRVLGMIDSGLVLLGAPFDALSPVLVERGITHHRITDLDADPLTTPVEVPESATALLQLTSGSTAHPKAVRITHGNLWSNMEGMREAVHLDPEVDRMVSWLPLFHDMGMVGFLTLPMLYGVDLVKVTPVDFLGRPVLWPELISRHRGTITAAPNFAYAVVAKRMRGLADGELDLSSLRIALNGAEPIDPEAVRSFTAEGARFGLPPESVLCAYGMAETTLGVTFAPVFTGMAVDVVDADLLEAERRAEPSAEPGARSFALLGPPLPGLEIRVVDDAGTLLGDRRVGRLQVRGEAVTPGYLTVDGPVPTTGPGGWLDTGDQGYLVGEQVVVCGRLKDVIIMGGRNIYPTDVERAATAVDGVRAGNAVAVRLDAGTRRERFAVVVESRFASEEEEVKRLTKAITAKVVDAVGVRPFSVVVLPPGSVPKTPSGKLRRTSAAALVTV, encoded by the coding sequence ATGAGCCGGTTCGTGGACACCGTCGTGGCGACCGCAACAGGGGAACAGGGGAGCCGCAGAGGCATGACAACCGGGGAGCCGAGCACCCCGGAGCACCGAACGTGGGCCCAGGTGCACGCGCGCGCCACGCGCGTCGCGGGGGCCCTCGTGGAGGCAGGCGTCACACCGGGCGCGGCCGTCGCCGTGCTCGCGGGCGACCCCGCCGAGATCGCCCCCGCCGTGCAGGGCGCCTGGCTCGCGGGCGCCAGCACCACCATGCTCCACCAGCCGACAGCCCGCACGGACCTGGCCGAGTGGGCCGAGGACACCGTCCGGGTCCTCGGCATGATCGACTCCGGGCTGGTCCTGCTCGGCGCCCCCTTCGACGCCCTCTCACCCGTGCTCGTCGAGCGCGGCATCACCCACCACCGCATCACCGACCTCGACGCCGACCCGCTCACCACCCCCGTGGAGGTCCCCGAGAGCGCCACCGCCCTGCTCCAGCTGACCTCGGGCTCCACCGCCCACCCCAAGGCCGTCCGGATCACCCACGGCAACCTGTGGTCCAACATGGAGGGGATGCGCGAGGCCGTCCACCTCGACCCCGAGGTCGACCGCATGGTCTCGTGGCTGCCGCTCTTCCACGACATGGGCATGGTCGGCTTCCTGACCCTGCCGATGCTCTACGGCGTCGACCTGGTCAAGGTCACCCCCGTCGACTTCCTCGGCCGCCCGGTGCTGTGGCCCGAGCTGATCAGCCGCCACCGGGGCACCATCACCGCCGCCCCGAACTTCGCCTACGCCGTCGTGGCCAAGCGGATGCGCGGCCTCGCGGACGGCGAGCTGGACCTGTCCTCGCTGCGCATCGCCCTCAACGGCGCCGAGCCCATCGACCCGGAGGCGGTCCGCTCGTTCACCGCCGAGGGCGCCCGCTTCGGCCTGCCCCCCGAGTCGGTGCTCTGCGCCTACGGCATGGCCGAGACCACCCTCGGCGTCACGTTCGCGCCCGTGTTCACCGGCATGGCCGTGGACGTCGTGGACGCCGACCTGCTGGAGGCCGAGCGCCGCGCCGAACCGTCCGCCGAACCCGGCGCCCGCTCGTTCGCGCTCCTCGGCCCGCCCCTGCCGGGACTGGAGATCCGGGTCGTCGACGACGCCGGGACCCTCCTCGGCGACCGGCGGGTCGGGCGGCTCCAGGTGCGCGGCGAGGCCGTCACCCCCGGCTACCTGACCGTCGACGGCCCGGTGCCCACCACCGGCCCCGGAGGCTGGCTCGACACCGGCGACCAGGGCTACCTCGTGGGCGAGCAGGTCGTGGTCTGCGGCAGGCTCAAGGACGTCATCATCATGGGCGGCCGGAACATCTACCCGACCGACGTCGAGCGCGCCGCGACCGCCGTGGACGGGGTGCGGGCGGGCAACGCGGTCGCCGTCCGGCTCGACGCGGGCACCCGGCGCGAGCGGTTCGCCGTGGTCGTGGAGTCCCGGTTCGCCTCCGAGGAGGAGGAGGTCAAGCGGCTGACCAAGGCGATCACGGCGAAGGTCGTGGACGCGGTCGGCGTGCGGCCCTTCTCCGTCGTCGTGCTGCCGCCGGGGAGCGTTCCCAAGACGCCGTCCGGGAAGCTGCGGCGCACCTCGGCCGCCGCGCTCGTGACGGTCTAG
- the pth gene encoding aminoacyl-tRNA hydrolase, translating into MGDELTLVVGLGNSGPKYEGTRHNAGFLVLDELADRVGGRFKAHKGGAEVVEGRLAGQRVVLAKPRGYMNNSGGPVSGTAKFYKAQPASVIVVHDELDLPFGAVRLKLGGGDNGHNGLRSITRSLGTKDYLRVRFGVDRPPGRMDPADYVLKDFSVVERKQLALELDRAADAVEALVSSGLEAAQNQFH; encoded by the coding sequence GTGGGCGATGAGCTGACCCTCGTGGTGGGCCTGGGCAACTCCGGCCCGAAGTACGAGGGCACCCGGCACAACGCGGGGTTCCTGGTGCTGGACGAGCTGGCCGACCGGGTCGGCGGGCGGTTCAAGGCGCACAAGGGCGGCGCCGAGGTGGTCGAGGGCAGGCTGGCCGGGCAGCGGGTGGTGCTGGCCAAGCCGCGCGGCTACATGAACAACTCGGGCGGCCCGGTGTCGGGGACCGCCAAGTTCTACAAGGCGCAGCCCGCGTCGGTGATCGTGGTGCACGACGAGCTGGACCTGCCGTTCGGCGCGGTGCGGCTCAAGCTCGGCGGCGGTGACAACGGGCACAACGGGCTGCGCTCGATCACGAGGTCGCTGGGCACGAAGGACTACCTGCGGGTGCGCTTCGGCGTGGACCGGCCGCCCGGCCGGATGGACCCGGCGGACTACGTGCTGAAGGACTTCTCGGTGGTGGAGCGCAAGCAGCTGGCGCTGGAGCTGGACCGGGCGGCCGACGCCGTGGAGGCCCTGGTGTCCTCCGGCCTGGAAGCCGCGCAGAACCAGTTCCACTGA
- a CDS encoding DivIVA domain-containing protein — protein sequence MRAARFPRRRARGYDPDQVHALLDRVADALSGRARVSPEQVRAAVFREVPGGYEQQAVDRFLAGLEWQLAHQALPPTSLRSGRDLLAVELPRSTSGYDRAEVDAFLARAALALDGGRRMTAGEVRHTRFTTTSGMRRGYRVREVDNLLDELERELRFRGR from the coding sequence GTGCGCGCGGCCCGGTTCCCGCGAAGACGGGCCAGGGGCTACGACCCCGATCAGGTGCACGCGCTGCTGGACCGGGTGGCCGACGCGCTCTCCGGCCGGGCCAGGGTGAGCCCGGAGCAGGTGCGCGCGGCGGTGTTCCGGGAGGTGCCCGGCGGCTACGAGCAGCAGGCCGTGGACCGGTTCCTCGCCGGTCTGGAGTGGCAGCTGGCCCACCAGGCGCTGCCCCCGACCTCGCTGCGGTCCGGGCGGGACCTGCTGGCGGTGGAGCTGCCCCGGTCGACCTCCGGATACGATCGCGCCGAGGTCGACGCCTTCCTCGCGCGGGCCGCGCTCGCGCTGGACGGCGGGCGCCGGATGACGGCGGGCGAGGTCCGCCACACCAGGTTCACCACCACGTCGGGGATGCGGCGCGGGTACCGGGTGCGCGAGGTCGACAACCTGTTGGACGAGCTGGAGCGGGAGTTGCGGTTCCGTGGGCGATGA
- a CDS encoding 50S ribosomal protein L25/general stress protein Ctc, whose translation MSEVRLAAEQRTEFGKGAARRTRRAGKIPAVLYGHGSDPKHLALPALEFARVVREHGQNAVLTLDIDSATELALTKTVTTHPLKNYIEHVDLLLVKRGEKVTVDVPIVLTGEPAAATLLTQESTTIQVEADALNIPDQIEFSIAGLGAGTQVHASDLELPKGSTLATDPEVLILAVNDAPSAASMGTEEGAEATPES comes from the coding sequence GTGTCCGAGGTCCGTCTCGCCGCCGAGCAGCGCACCGAGTTCGGTAAGGGCGCTGCCCGCCGCACCCGTCGCGCCGGCAAGATCCCCGCGGTGCTCTACGGCCACGGCTCCGACCCGAAGCACCTGGCTCTGCCGGCGCTCGAGTTCGCCCGAGTCGTCCGTGAGCACGGTCAGAACGCGGTCCTGACGCTGGACATCGACAGCGCCACCGAGCTGGCCCTGACCAAGACCGTCACGACCCACCCGCTGAAGAACTACATCGAGCACGTCGACCTGCTGCTGGTCAAGCGCGGCGAGAAGGTCACCGTGGACGTGCCGATCGTGCTGACCGGCGAGCCCGCCGCGGCCACCCTCCTCACCCAGGAGAGCACCACCATCCAGGTGGAGGCCGACGCGCTGAACATCCCGGACCAGATCGAGTTCTCGATCGCCGGTCTCGGCGCGGGCACCCAGGTGCACGCGTCGGACCTGGAGCTCCCCAAGGGCTCCACCCTGGCCACCGACCCCGAGGTGCTGATCCTCGCCGTCAACGACGCCCCGTCGGCTGCCTCCATGGGCACCGAAGAGGGCGCCGAGGCGACCCCGGAGAGCTGA
- a CDS encoding ribose-phosphate diphosphokinase, whose protein sequence is MSGTPKKNLMLFGGRAYPELTEEVAKHLNVSVTPQAAYDFANGEIFVRFEESVRGCDAFVIQSHKAPINQWLMEQLIMVDTLKRASAKRITVIMPFYPYARQDKKHRGREPISARLVADLFKTAGADRLVAVDLHTAQIQGFFDGPVDHLWAMPLLAEHVRDKYAGHDITVVSPDAGRTKLAEKWADTLGGTPIAFIHKTRDPLRPNEVVANRVVGQVKDRLCVVIDDMIDTGGTITKAVDQLLAEGASDVVIAATHPVLSGPAVERLQSCGAREVVFTDTLPIPQEKRFEAMTVIPIAPLLARVIQEVFEDGSVTSLFDGNA, encoded by the coding sequence ATGTCCGGGACACCCAAGAAGAACCTGATGCTCTTCGGCGGGCGGGCCTACCCGGAGCTGACCGAGGAGGTGGCCAAGCACCTCAACGTGTCGGTCACCCCGCAGGCCGCGTACGACTTCGCGAACGGCGAGATCTTCGTCCGGTTCGAGGAGTCGGTGCGCGGGTGCGACGCGTTCGTCATCCAGTCGCACAAGGCGCCCATCAACCAGTGGCTGATGGAGCAGCTGATCATGGTGGACACGCTGAAGCGGGCCTCCGCGAAGCGCATCACGGTGATCATGCCGTTCTACCCGTACGCGCGGCAGGACAAGAAGCACCGGGGCCGCGAGCCGATCTCGGCCCGCCTGGTCGCCGACCTGTTCAAGACCGCGGGCGCGGACCGCCTGGTGGCCGTGGACCTGCACACCGCGCAGATCCAGGGCTTCTTCGACGGCCCGGTCGACCACCTGTGGGCGATGCCGCTGCTGGCCGAGCACGTGCGCGACAAGTACGCGGGCCACGACATCACCGTGGTCTCGCCGGACGCGGGGCGCACCAAGCTGGCGGAGAAGTGGGCGGACACGCTCGGCGGCACGCCGATCGCGTTCATCCACAAGACCCGCGACCCGCTGCGGCCGAACGAGGTCGTGGCGAACCGGGTGGTCGGCCAGGTCAAGGACCGGCTGTGCGTGGTGATCGACGACATGATCGACACCGGCGGCACGATCACCAAGGCGGTGGACCAGCTCCTCGCCGAGGGCGCGTCCGACGTGGTGATCGCGGCCACCCACCCGGTGCTCTCGGGCCCGGCGGTGGAGCGGCTGCAGAGCTGCGGCGCGCGTGAGGTGGTGTTCACGGACACGCTGCCGATCCCGCAGGAGAAGCGCTTCGAGGCGATGACGGTGATCCCGATCGCGCCGCTGCTGGCGCGCGTGATCCAGGAGGTCTTCGAGGACGGCTCGGTCACGAGCCTGTTCGACGGCAACGCGTGA
- the glmU gene encoding bifunctional UDP-N-acetylglucosamine diphosphorylase/glucosamine-1-phosphate N-acetyltransferase GlmU — translation MLQGVPAPVSTIVLAAGEGTRMRSATPKVLHRLAGRSLVEHAVRAAAGADPAHLAVVVGHGREAVTEHLGAVAGALGREVVVAVQEEQKGTGHAVGCGLAELPEDLTGTVVVTYGDVPLLDADSLRALLVEHGARGNAATVLTAVLDDPTGYGRILRDADGSVLGIVEQKDASEAERAITEINSGVYAFDAVVLRDALSRLGTDNAQGELYLTDVLGIARGDGGRVGALVTGDRWLVEGVNDRVQLARLGKELNRRLVERWMREGVTVVDPDTTWLDADVELGRDALVEPGVQLRAGTTVGEGAVVGPDTTLSACAVGAGASVVRTHGSGSVIGAGASVGPFAFLRPGTRLGADGKIGTFVEVKNSEIGAGSKVPHLSYIGDATIGEQSNIGAASVTVNYDGVTKHRTVIGSHCRTGSDNMFVAPVTVGDGAYTGAGTVLRRDVPPGALAVSGGPQRNLADWVLTRRPGTAAADAAERALSQVAEKNEEGR, via the coding sequence ATGCTCCAGGGTGTTCCCGCCCCGGTCAGCACTATCGTCCTCGCAGCGGGTGAGGGCACCCGCATGCGCTCCGCCACCCCGAAGGTGCTGCACCGGCTCGCGGGCCGCTCGCTGGTCGAGCACGCCGTGCGGGCCGCGGCGGGCGCCGACCCCGCGCACCTGGCCGTGGTGGTCGGGCACGGCCGCGAGGCGGTCACCGAGCACCTGGGGGCCGTCGCGGGCGCGCTGGGGCGCGAGGTCGTGGTCGCCGTCCAGGAGGAGCAGAAGGGCACCGGGCACGCGGTGGGCTGCGGCCTGGCCGAGCTGCCCGAGGACCTGACCGGCACCGTCGTGGTCACCTACGGCGACGTGCCGCTGCTGGACGCGGACTCGCTGCGCGCCCTGCTCGTCGAGCACGGGGCGCGCGGCAACGCGGCGACCGTGCTCACGGCGGTGCTCGACGACCCGACCGGCTACGGGCGCATCCTGCGCGACGCGGACGGCTCGGTCCTGGGCATCGTGGAGCAGAAGGACGCGAGCGAGGCCGAGCGGGCCATCACCGAGATCAACTCAGGGGTGTACGCGTTCGACGCGGTCGTGCTGCGCGACGCCCTGTCCCGGCTGGGCACCGACAACGCCCAGGGCGAGCTGTACCTGACCGACGTGCTGGGCATCGCGCGCGGCGACGGCGGCCGGGTCGGCGCGCTGGTGACCGGCGACCGGTGGCTGGTGGAGGGCGTCAACGACCGGGTGCAGCTGGCCAGGCTCGGCAAGGAGCTGAACCGGCGGCTGGTCGAGCGCTGGATGCGCGAGGGCGTGACCGTGGTCGACCCGGACACCACCTGGCTGGACGCCGACGTGGAGCTGGGCCGGGACGCGCTGGTGGAGCCGGGCGTGCAGCTGCGCGCGGGCACCACCGTGGGCGAGGGCGCGGTCGTCGGGCCGGACACCACGCTGTCCGCCTGCGCGGTCGGCGCGGGCGCGAGCGTGGTGCGCACCCACGGCAGCGGCTCGGTGATCGGCGCGGGCGCGAGCGTCGGCCCGTTCGCCTTCCTGCGGCCCGGCACCAGGCTGGGCGCGGACGGCAAGATCGGCACGTTCGTCGAGGTCAAGAACTCGGAGATCGGCGCGGGCAGCAAGGTGCCGCACCTGAGCTACATCGGGGACGCGACGATCGGCGAGCAGTCGAACATCGGCGCCGCCAGCGTCACGGTCAACTACGACGGCGTCACCAAGCACCGGACGGTCATCGGCTCGCACTGCCGGACCGGCTCCGACAACATGTTCGTCGCCCCGGTGACCGTGGGCGACGGCGCTTACACCGGCGCGGGGACCGTGCTGCGGCGCGACGTGCCCCCCGGCGCGCTGGCCGTCTCCGGCGGTCCCCAGCGCAACCTCGCCGACTGGGTGCTCACCCGGCGGCCCGGAACCGCCGCGGCTGATGCCGCCGAGCGCGCCCTGTCTCAGGTCGCGGAGAAGAACGAGGAAGGGCGCTGA
- a CDS encoding GGDEF domain-containing protein produces MSDAWLVGRASELVAVAQSSHVAEQLDAANEVDEILAEAQSRGEPRIVAQLLRAAAVVRLVTPGVGDMSDSLLEEMLTHTRRHGLVVLEAEAHALLGRRYLLVGLEDKALSEIANGLAMLEEDLTPDPVLDKRTWDRLLASALQNTGLVLTQLGVYEMADEVLARAHNAIRDSANPHLIYVHLVNRVRMLLGWGLRLERVNNHEEAAARFTMAARIAEATEAPFLQSLHPRRRDRTAAQQVPVIGAAQALASPGPEHIARLWTLRELSMYARELIIVSIALARCLEMEELPQQALQVLTHARTKLATDTSEPTLMLCLVREYARLAGPQGEHTVSALQTYASALEVELWLMQEARTATLITRRDHERLTRAHGAIAQQAMQDPLTGLPNRRALDERLAALVAAQTLPMAVALVDLDGFKGVNDKHSHAEGDDVLRVIASTLRHALRGDDMVARYGGDEFVVLLPGTTLSLAEAALARAVDAVAGLPSDLSRGVTLSVGVIAVRPQESDNQALSRADSAMYTAKRRGGCQVASADGEAPAEA; encoded by the coding sequence ATGTCCGACGCCTGGCTGGTCGGCCGCGCCAGCGAGCTGGTCGCGGTGGCGCAGAGCAGCCACGTCGCCGAGCAGCTCGACGCCGCGAACGAGGTCGACGAGATCCTCGCCGAGGCGCAGAGCCGGGGCGAGCCCAGGATCGTGGCGCAGCTGCTGCGCGCCGCCGCCGTCGTGCGCCTGGTGACGCCGGGGGTCGGCGACATGTCGGACTCCCTGCTGGAGGAGATGCTCACCCACACCCGCAGGCACGGCCTGGTGGTGCTGGAGGCGGAGGCGCACGCCCTGCTCGGCCGCAGGTACCTGCTGGTCGGGCTGGAGGACAAGGCGCTCAGCGAGATCGCCAACGGGCTGGCGATGCTGGAGGAGGACCTCACCCCGGACCCGGTGCTGGACAAGCGCACCTGGGACCGCCTGCTGGCCTCGGCGCTGCAGAACACCGGTTTAGTGCTCACCCAGCTCGGCGTCTACGAGATGGCCGACGAGGTCCTGGCCAGGGCCCACAACGCGATCCGCGACAGCGCCAACCCCCACCTGATCTACGTGCACCTGGTGAACCGGGTGCGGATGCTGCTGGGCTGGGGGCTGCGGCTGGAGCGGGTGAACAACCACGAGGAGGCCGCCGCCCGGTTCACCATGGCCGCGCGGATCGCCGAGGCGACCGAGGCGCCGTTCCTGCAGTCGCTGCACCCGCGCAGGCGGGACCGCACCGCCGCGCAGCAGGTGCCGGTGATCGGCGCCGCGCAGGCGCTGGCGAGCCCCGGCCCCGAGCACATCGCCCGGCTGTGGACGCTGCGCGAGCTGTCCATGTACGCCCGCGAGCTGATCATCGTGTCGATCGCGCTGGCGCGCTGCCTGGAGATGGAGGAGCTGCCGCAGCAGGCCCTGCAGGTGCTCACGCACGCCCGCACGAAGCTGGCCACCGACACCTCCGAGCCGACGCTGATGCTGTGCCTGGTGCGCGAGTACGCCCGGCTGGCGGGCCCGCAGGGCGAGCACACCGTCTCGGCGCTCCAGACGTACGCGAGCGCGCTGGAGGTGGAGCTGTGGCTGATGCAGGAGGCCCGCACCGCCACGCTGATCACCCGGCGCGACCACGAGCGGCTCACCAGGGCGCACGGGGCGATCGCCCAGCAGGCGATGCAGGACCCGCTGACCGGGTTGCCGAACCGGCGCGCGCTGGACGAGCGGCTGGCCGCGCTGGTCGCCGCGCAGACCCTGCCGATGGCGGTGGCGCTGGTCGACCTGGACGGGTTCAAGGGCGTCAACGACAAGCACTCGCACGCGGAGGGTGACGACGTCCTGCGCGTGATTGCCAGCACACTGCGGCACGCGCTGCGGGGCGACGACATGGTGGCCCGGTACGGCGGCGACGAGTTCGTGGTGCTGCTGCCGGGGACCACCCTGTCGCTGGCCGAGGCGGCGCTGGCCAGAGCCGTGGACGCCGTCGCTGGCCTGCCATCCGACCTGTCCAGGGGGGTGACGCTGTCGGTCGGGGTGATCGCGGTGCGCCCCCAGGAGAGCGACAACCAGGCGCTGTCCAGAGCGGACTCCGCGATGTACACCGCGAAGCGCAGAGGTGGCTGCCAGGTTGCTTCGGCAGACGGGGAAGCACCCGCGGAGGCTTAG
- a CDS encoding alpha/beta hydrolase family protein, whose translation MVVAASLVLTVAASGGIGWHYSEQLLNPATARPGFPDVVLGASDGEVVLADSGNTAQRGTWGLVWPGGELEVGDVASRSGGEVRRPITKGTAPAAGTRVRVEGSVWASDPRSALGLDYRDVSVPTELGDAPAWLVPGSGGDGGAWVVAVHGRAGTRAETLRALPVLHDAGLTVLSITYRNDDGAPASPDGLYHLGDSEWRDAEAAVRYARDSGAGKIVLYGWSMGGAIAGQLLARSELAGEVSALVLDAPVTSWTGTLELQSRERGVPTWLVPLAELVSGWRADLDFSRFDLADHPPAHRPPTLLVHGDADTTVPVQGSRDLAARAASGALDWDVRYVEVPGAAHVAAWNADRARYERELADFVTSLTTPP comes from the coding sequence ATGGTGGTCGCGGCCTCGCTGGTCCTGACGGTGGCCGCCTCGGGCGGCATCGGGTGGCACTACAGCGAGCAACTGCTCAACCCGGCGACCGCCCGACCGGGCTTCCCGGACGTGGTGCTGGGCGCGTCGGACGGCGAGGTCGTCCTGGCCGACTCCGGGAACACCGCCCAGCGCGGCACCTGGGGCCTGGTGTGGCCGGGCGGTGAGCTGGAGGTCGGCGACGTGGCCTCCCGCTCCGGCGGCGAGGTCCGCAGGCCGATCACGAAGGGGACCGCGCCGGCTGCGGGAACCCGCGTCCGCGTCGAGGGCTCGGTCTGGGCGAGCGACCCGCGCAGCGCGCTCGGCCTGGACTACCGGGACGTGAGCGTGCCCACCGAGCTGGGCGACGCGCCCGCGTGGCTGGTGCCCGGCAGCGGCGGCGACGGCGGCGCCTGGGTCGTGGCCGTGCACGGCAGGGCGGGCACCCGCGCCGAGACCCTCCGCGCGCTCCCCGTGCTGCACGACGCGGGCCTGACCGTCCTGTCGATCACGTACCGCAACGACGACGGCGCCCCCGCCTCGCCCGACGGGCTCTACCACCTCGGTGACTCGGAGTGGCGGGACGCCGAAGCCGCCGTCCGCTACGCCAGGGACAGCGGGGCCGGGAAGATCGTCCTCTACGGCTGGTCCATGGGCGGCGCGATCGCGGGCCAGCTGCTGGCCCGCTCCGAGCTGGCGGGCGAGGTGTCCGCGCTCGTCCTGGACGCCCCGGTGACCAGCTGGACCGGCACCCTGGAGCTCCAGTCCCGCGAGCGCGGCGTGCCCACCTGGCTGGTGCCGCTGGCCGAGCTGGTCTCCGGCTGGCGGGCGGACCTGGACTTCTCCCGCTTCGACCTGGCCGACCACCCGCCCGCGCACCGCCCGCCGACGCTGCTGGTCCACGGCGACGCGGACACGACCGTGCCGGTGCAGGGCAGCAGGGACCTCGCCGCGCGGGCCGCGAGCGGGGCGCTGGACTGGGACGTGCGGTACGTCGAGGTGCCCGGCGCGGCGCACGTCGCGGCCTGGAACGCCGACCGGGCGCGCTACGAGCGCGAGCTGGCCGACTTCGTGACTTCGCTCACCACCCCGCCGTGA